One stretch of Macaca nemestrina isolate mMacNem1 chromosome 17, mMacNem.hap1, whole genome shotgun sequence DNA includes these proteins:
- the LOC105472374 gene encoding xylosyltransferase 2 isoform X2 — translation MVASARVQKLVRRYKLAIATALAILLLQGLVVWSFSGLEEDEAGEKGRQRKPRPLDPGEGSKDTDSSAGRRGSAGRRHGRWRGRAESPGVPVAKVVRAVTSRQRASRRVPPAPPPEAPGRQNLSGAAAGEALVGAAGFPPHGDTGSVEGAPQPTDNGFTPKCEIVGKDALSALARASTKQCQQEIANVVCLHQAGSLMPKAVPRHCQLTGKMSPGIQWDESRAKQPVDGPPVRIAYMLVVHGRAIRQLKRLLKAVYHEQHFFYIHVDKRSDYLHREVVELAQRYDNVRVTPWRMVTIWGGASLLRMYLRSMRDLLEVPGWAWDFFINLSATDYPTRTNEELVAFLSKNRDKNFLKSHGRDNSRFIKKQGLDRLFHECDSHMWRLGERQIPAGIVVDGGSDWFVLTRSFVEYVVYTDDLLVAQLRQFYTYTLLPAESFFHTVLENSLACETLVDNNLRVTNWNRKLGCKCQYKHIVDWCGCSPNDFKPQDFLRLQQVSRPTFFARKFESTVNQEVLEILDFHLYGSYPPGTPALKAYWESTYDMADGPSGLSDVMLTAYTAFARLSLHHAATAAPPLGTPLCRFEPRGLPSSVHLYFYDDHFQGYLVTQAVQPSAQGPAETLEMWLMPQGSLKLLGRSDQASRLQSLEVGTDWDPKERLFRNFGGLLGPLDEPVAVQRWVRGPNLTATVVWIDPTYVVATSYDITVDTETEVTQYKPPLSRPLRPGPWTVRLLQFWEPLGETRFLVLPLTFNRKLPLRKDDASWLHAGPPHNEYMEQSFQGLSSILNLPQPELAEEAAQRHTQLTGPALEAWTDRELSSFWSVAGLCAIGPSACPSLEPCRLTSWSSLSPDPKSELGPVKADGRLRVSQVSTGSVRSHEQRGKKTLSRLSEEPGVIVPEAQREV, via the exons aaaggaagacagaggaaGCCACGGCCACTGGACCCTGGCGAGGGTTCCAAGGACACAGACAGTTCAGCAGGACGACGGGGCAGCGCAGGCAGAAGGCATGGGCGCTGGCGGGGCCGTGCTGAGAGCCCAGGAGTGCCCGTGGCCAAGGTGGTACGGGCAGTAACCAGCCGGCAGAGGGCCAGCCGGCGGGTcccacctgccccacccccagaggCCCCAGGCCGCCAGAACCTGAGTGGGGCAGCAGCTGGGGAGGCGCTGGTAGGGGCAGCCGGCTTCCCACCACACGGAGATACAGGGAGCGTGGAGGGCGCCCCCCAGCCTACGGACAACGGCTTCACCCCCAAGTGCGAGATCGTGGGCAAGGACGCGCTGTCTGCACTGGCCCGGGCCAGCACCAAGCAGTGCCAGCAGGAGATCGCCAATGTGGTGTGCCTGCACCAGGCTGGGAGCCTCATGCCCAAGGCTGTGCCCCGGCACTGTCAGCTGACTG GGAAGATGAGCCCCGGCATCCAGTGGGATGAGAGCCGAGCCAAGCAGCCTGTGGATGGCCCCCCGGTGCGAATCGCCTATATGCTGGTGGTTCACGGCCGCGCCATCCGCCAGCTGAAGCGTCTCCTCAAGGCCGTCTATCACGAGCAGCACTTCTTTTACATCCATGTGGACAAG CGTTCCGACTACCTGCACCGGGAGGTGGTGGAGCTGGCCCAGCGCTATGATAATGTGCGGGTGACGCCCTGGCGCATGGTCACCATCTGGGGCGGGGCCAGCCTCCTAAGGATGTACCTGCGGAGCATGCGGGACCTGCTAGAGGtgcctggctgggcctgggacTTCTTCATCAACCTCAGTGCCACTGACTACCCAACCAG GACCAATGAGGAACTAGTGGCATTCCTATCCAAGAACCGGGACAAGAATTTCCTCAAGTCACATGGCCGGGACAACTCCAG GTTCATCAAGAAACAGGGCCTGGACCGGCTCTTCCATGAGTGTGACTCGCACATGTGGCGCCTGGGTGAGCGGCAGATCCCGGCAGGCATCGTGGTGGATGGCGGTTCTGACTGGTTTGTGCTGACACGCAGCTTTGTGGAGTATGTGGTGTACACAGATGACCTGCTTGTGGCCCAGCTACGCCAGTTCTACACATACACACTGCTCCCAGCAGAG TCCTTCTTCCACACGGTgctggagaacagcctggcctgTGAGACCCTCGTGGACAACAATCTGCGGGTCACCAACTGGAACCGCAAGCTGGGCTGCAAGTGCCAGTACAAGCACATCGTGGACTGGTGCGGCTGCTCCCCCAACGACTTCAAGCCACAGGACTTCCTCCGGCTGCAG CAAGTCTCCAGACCCACCTTCTTCGCCCGGAAGTTCGAGTCGACTGTGAACCAGGAGGTGCTGGAAATCCTGGACTTCCACCTGTACGGCAGCTATCCCCCCGGCACGCCAGCCCTCAAGGCCTACTGGGAGAGCACCTACGACATGGCGGATGGCCCCAGTGGGCTCAGTGATGTCATGCTCACCGCTTACACGGccttcgcccgcctcagcctgcacCATGCCGCCACTGCTGCACCCCCACTGGGCACCCCACTCTGCAG GTTTGAGCCCAGGGGCTTGCCGTCCAGCGTGCACCTGTATTTCTATGACGACCATTTCCAGGGCTACCTGGTGACGCAGGCGGTGCAGCCCTCAGCCCAGGGGCCGGCAGAGACGCTTGAGATGTGGCTGATGCCCCAGGGGTCGCTGAAGCTGTTGGGGCGCAGTGACCAGGCCAGCCGGCTCCAGAGTCTGGAG GTTGGCACTGACTGGGACCCCAAAGAGCGTCTTTTCCGGAACTTTGGGGGGTTATTGGGGCCGCTGGACGAGCCTGTGGCCGTGCAGCGCTGGGTCCGGGGCCCCAACCTCACAGCCACAGTGGTCTGGATCGACCCAACCTATGTGGTGGCCACATCTTATGACATCACAGTAGATACGGAGACCGAGGTCACGCAATACAAGCCCCCACTGAGCCGGCCCCTGCGGCCAGGGCCCTGGACTGTTCGACTCCTTCAGTTCTGGGAACCGCTGGGTGAGACCCGCTTCCTTGTGCTGCCCTTGACCTTCAACCGCAAACTACCTCTCAGGAAAG ATGATGCCAGCTGGCTGCATGCGGGACCCCCCCACAATGAGTACATGGAGCAGAGTTTCCAGGGCCTGAGTAGCATCCTGAACCTGCCTCAGCCGGAGCTCGCAGAGGAGGCTGCCCAGCGGCACACACAGCTCACAGGCCCTGCACTCGAGGCCTGGACAGACAGGGAACTGAGCAGCTTCTGGTCTGTGGCCGGACTGTGTGCCATAGGCCCCTCTGCTTGCCCCTCCCTGGAGCCCTGCAGACTGACCAGCTGGAGCTCTCTGTCCCCCGACCCCAAATCAGAGCTGGGACCTGTCAAAGCAGACGGGCGACTCAG AGTTTCACAGGTGAGCACTGGAAGTGTGAGGTCACACGAGCAGCGTGGGAAGAAGACTCTGTCAAGACTCTCAGAAGAACCTGGAGTAATTGTGCCTGAAGCTCAGCGTGAAGTCTGA
- the LOC105472374 gene encoding xylosyltransferase 2 isoform X1, producing the protein MVASARVQKLVRRYKLAIATALAILLLQGLVVWSFSGLEEDEAGEKGRQRKPRPLDPGEGSKDTDSSAGRRGSAGRRHGRWRGRAESPGVPVAKVVRAVTSRQRASRRVPPAPPPEAPGRQNLSGAAAGEALVGAAGFPPHGDTGSVEGAPQPTDNGFTPKCEIVGKDALSALARASTKQCQQEIANVVCLHQAGSLMPKAVPRHCQLTGKMSPGIQWDESRAKQPVDGPPVRIAYMLVVHGRAIRQLKRLLKAVYHEQHFFYIHVDKRSDYLHREVVELAQRYDNVRVTPWRMVTIWGGASLLRMYLRSMRDLLEVPGWAWDFFINLSATDYPTRTNEELVAFLSKNRDKNFLKSHGRDNSRIPSHGLSAAGRFIKKQGLDRLFHECDSHMWRLGERQIPAGIVVDGGSDWFVLTRSFVEYVVYTDDLLVAQLRQFYTYTLLPAESFFHTVLENSLACETLVDNNLRVTNWNRKLGCKCQYKHIVDWCGCSPNDFKPQDFLRLQQVSRPTFFARKFESTVNQEVLEILDFHLYGSYPPGTPALKAYWESTYDMADGPSGLSDVMLTAYTAFARLSLHHAATAAPPLGTPLCRFEPRGLPSSVHLYFYDDHFQGYLVTQAVQPSAQGPAETLEMWLMPQGSLKLLGRSDQASRLQSLEVGTDWDPKERLFRNFGGLLGPLDEPVAVQRWVRGPNLTATVVWIDPTYVVATSYDITVDTETEVTQYKPPLSRPLRPGPWTVRLLQFWEPLGETRFLVLPLTFNRKLPLRKDDASWLHAGPPHNEYMEQSFQGLSSILNLPQPELAEEAAQRHTQLTGPALEAWTDRELSSFWSVAGLCAIGPSACPSLEPCRLTSWSSLSPDPKSELGPVKADGRLRVSQVSTGSVRSHEQRGKKTLSRLSEEPGVIVPEAQREV; encoded by the exons aaaggaagacagaggaaGCCACGGCCACTGGACCCTGGCGAGGGTTCCAAGGACACAGACAGTTCAGCAGGACGACGGGGCAGCGCAGGCAGAAGGCATGGGCGCTGGCGGGGCCGTGCTGAGAGCCCAGGAGTGCCCGTGGCCAAGGTGGTACGGGCAGTAACCAGCCGGCAGAGGGCCAGCCGGCGGGTcccacctgccccacccccagaggCCCCAGGCCGCCAGAACCTGAGTGGGGCAGCAGCTGGGGAGGCGCTGGTAGGGGCAGCCGGCTTCCCACCACACGGAGATACAGGGAGCGTGGAGGGCGCCCCCCAGCCTACGGACAACGGCTTCACCCCCAAGTGCGAGATCGTGGGCAAGGACGCGCTGTCTGCACTGGCCCGGGCCAGCACCAAGCAGTGCCAGCAGGAGATCGCCAATGTGGTGTGCCTGCACCAGGCTGGGAGCCTCATGCCCAAGGCTGTGCCCCGGCACTGTCAGCTGACTG GGAAGATGAGCCCCGGCATCCAGTGGGATGAGAGCCGAGCCAAGCAGCCTGTGGATGGCCCCCCGGTGCGAATCGCCTATATGCTGGTGGTTCACGGCCGCGCCATCCGCCAGCTGAAGCGTCTCCTCAAGGCCGTCTATCACGAGCAGCACTTCTTTTACATCCATGTGGACAAG CGTTCCGACTACCTGCACCGGGAGGTGGTGGAGCTGGCCCAGCGCTATGATAATGTGCGGGTGACGCCCTGGCGCATGGTCACCATCTGGGGCGGGGCCAGCCTCCTAAGGATGTACCTGCGGAGCATGCGGGACCTGCTAGAGGtgcctggctgggcctgggacTTCTTCATCAACCTCAGTGCCACTGACTACCCAACCAG GACCAATGAGGAACTAGTGGCATTCCTATCCAAGAACCGGGACAAGAATTTCCTCAAGTCACATGGCCGGGACAACTCCAG GATCCCCAGCCATGGCCTCTCTGCCGCCGGCAGGTTCATCAAGAAACAGGGCCTGGACCGGCTCTTCCATGAGTGTGACTCGCACATGTGGCGCCTGGGTGAGCGGCAGATCCCGGCAGGCATCGTGGTGGATGGCGGTTCTGACTGGTTTGTGCTGACACGCAGCTTTGTGGAGTATGTGGTGTACACAGATGACCTGCTTGTGGCCCAGCTACGCCAGTTCTACACATACACACTGCTCCCAGCAGAG TCCTTCTTCCACACGGTgctggagaacagcctggcctgTGAGACCCTCGTGGACAACAATCTGCGGGTCACCAACTGGAACCGCAAGCTGGGCTGCAAGTGCCAGTACAAGCACATCGTGGACTGGTGCGGCTGCTCCCCCAACGACTTCAAGCCACAGGACTTCCTCCGGCTGCAG CAAGTCTCCAGACCCACCTTCTTCGCCCGGAAGTTCGAGTCGACTGTGAACCAGGAGGTGCTGGAAATCCTGGACTTCCACCTGTACGGCAGCTATCCCCCCGGCACGCCAGCCCTCAAGGCCTACTGGGAGAGCACCTACGACATGGCGGATGGCCCCAGTGGGCTCAGTGATGTCATGCTCACCGCTTACACGGccttcgcccgcctcagcctgcacCATGCCGCCACTGCTGCACCCCCACTGGGCACCCCACTCTGCAG GTTTGAGCCCAGGGGCTTGCCGTCCAGCGTGCACCTGTATTTCTATGACGACCATTTCCAGGGCTACCTGGTGACGCAGGCGGTGCAGCCCTCAGCCCAGGGGCCGGCAGAGACGCTTGAGATGTGGCTGATGCCCCAGGGGTCGCTGAAGCTGTTGGGGCGCAGTGACCAGGCCAGCCGGCTCCAGAGTCTGGAG GTTGGCACTGACTGGGACCCCAAAGAGCGTCTTTTCCGGAACTTTGGGGGGTTATTGGGGCCGCTGGACGAGCCTGTGGCCGTGCAGCGCTGGGTCCGGGGCCCCAACCTCACAGCCACAGTGGTCTGGATCGACCCAACCTATGTGGTGGCCACATCTTATGACATCACAGTAGATACGGAGACCGAGGTCACGCAATACAAGCCCCCACTGAGCCGGCCCCTGCGGCCAGGGCCCTGGACTGTTCGACTCCTTCAGTTCTGGGAACCGCTGGGTGAGACCCGCTTCCTTGTGCTGCCCTTGACCTTCAACCGCAAACTACCTCTCAGGAAAG ATGATGCCAGCTGGCTGCATGCGGGACCCCCCCACAATGAGTACATGGAGCAGAGTTTCCAGGGCCTGAGTAGCATCCTGAACCTGCCTCAGCCGGAGCTCGCAGAGGAGGCTGCCCAGCGGCACACACAGCTCACAGGCCCTGCACTCGAGGCCTGGACAGACAGGGAACTGAGCAGCTTCTGGTCTGTGGCCGGACTGTGTGCCATAGGCCCCTCTGCTTGCCCCTCCCTGGAGCCCTGCAGACTGACCAGCTGGAGCTCTCTGTCCCCCGACCCCAAATCAGAGCTGGGACCTGTCAAAGCAGACGGGCGACTCAG AGTTTCACAGGTGAGCACTGGAAGTGTGAGGTCACACGAGCAGCGTGGGAAGAAGACTCTGTCAAGACTCTCAGAAGAACCTGGAGTAATTGTGCCTGAAGCTCAGCGTGAAGTCTGA
- the LOC105472374 gene encoding xylosyltransferase 2 isoform X3, whose protein sequence is MVASARVQKLVRRYKLAIATALAILLLQGLVVWSFSGLEEDEAGEKGRQRKPRPLDPGEGSKDTDSSAGRRGSAGRRHGRWRGRAESPGVPVAKVVRAVTSRQRASRRVPPAPPPEAPGRQNLSGAAAGEALVGAAGFPPHGDTGSVEGAPQPTDNGFTPKCEIVGKDALSALARASTKQCQQEIANVVCLHQAGSLMPKAVPRHCQLTGKMSPGIQWDESRAKQPVDGPPVRIAYMLVVHGRAIRQLKRLLKAVYHEQHFFYIHVDKRSDYLHREVVELAQRYDNVRVTPWRMVTIWGGASLLRMYLRSMRDLLEVPGWAWDFFINLSATDYPTRTNEELVAFLSKNRDKNFLKSHGRDNSRIPSHGLSAAGRFIKKQGLDRLFHECDSHMWRLGERQIPAGIVVDGGSDWFVLTRSFVEYVVYTDDLLVAQLRQFYTYTLLPAESFFHTVLENSLACETLVDNNLRVTNWNRKLGCKCQYKHIVDWCGCSPNDFKPQDFLRLQQVSRPTFFARKFESTVNQEVLEILDFHLYGSYPPGTPALKAYWESTYDMADGPSGLSDVMLTAYTAFARLSLHHAATAAPPLGTPLCRFEPRGLPSSVHLYFYDDHFQGYLVTQAVQPSAQGPAETLEMWLMPQGSLKLLGRSDQASRLQSLEVGTDWDPKERLFRNFGGLLGPLDEPVAVQRWVRGPNLTATVVWIDPTYVVATSYDITVDTETEVTQYKPPLSRPLRPGPWTVRLLQFWEPLGETRFLVLPLTFNRKLPLRKDDASWLHAGPPHNEYMEQSFQGLSSILNLPQPELAEEAAQRHTQLTGPALEAWTDRELSSFWSVAGLCAIGPSACPSLEPCRLTSWSSLSPDPKSELGPVKADGRLR, encoded by the exons aaaggaagacagaggaaGCCACGGCCACTGGACCCTGGCGAGGGTTCCAAGGACACAGACAGTTCAGCAGGACGACGGGGCAGCGCAGGCAGAAGGCATGGGCGCTGGCGGGGCCGTGCTGAGAGCCCAGGAGTGCCCGTGGCCAAGGTGGTACGGGCAGTAACCAGCCGGCAGAGGGCCAGCCGGCGGGTcccacctgccccacccccagaggCCCCAGGCCGCCAGAACCTGAGTGGGGCAGCAGCTGGGGAGGCGCTGGTAGGGGCAGCCGGCTTCCCACCACACGGAGATACAGGGAGCGTGGAGGGCGCCCCCCAGCCTACGGACAACGGCTTCACCCCCAAGTGCGAGATCGTGGGCAAGGACGCGCTGTCTGCACTGGCCCGGGCCAGCACCAAGCAGTGCCAGCAGGAGATCGCCAATGTGGTGTGCCTGCACCAGGCTGGGAGCCTCATGCCCAAGGCTGTGCCCCGGCACTGTCAGCTGACTG GGAAGATGAGCCCCGGCATCCAGTGGGATGAGAGCCGAGCCAAGCAGCCTGTGGATGGCCCCCCGGTGCGAATCGCCTATATGCTGGTGGTTCACGGCCGCGCCATCCGCCAGCTGAAGCGTCTCCTCAAGGCCGTCTATCACGAGCAGCACTTCTTTTACATCCATGTGGACAAG CGTTCCGACTACCTGCACCGGGAGGTGGTGGAGCTGGCCCAGCGCTATGATAATGTGCGGGTGACGCCCTGGCGCATGGTCACCATCTGGGGCGGGGCCAGCCTCCTAAGGATGTACCTGCGGAGCATGCGGGACCTGCTAGAGGtgcctggctgggcctgggacTTCTTCATCAACCTCAGTGCCACTGACTACCCAACCAG GACCAATGAGGAACTAGTGGCATTCCTATCCAAGAACCGGGACAAGAATTTCCTCAAGTCACATGGCCGGGACAACTCCAG GATCCCCAGCCATGGCCTCTCTGCCGCCGGCAGGTTCATCAAGAAACAGGGCCTGGACCGGCTCTTCCATGAGTGTGACTCGCACATGTGGCGCCTGGGTGAGCGGCAGATCCCGGCAGGCATCGTGGTGGATGGCGGTTCTGACTGGTTTGTGCTGACACGCAGCTTTGTGGAGTATGTGGTGTACACAGATGACCTGCTTGTGGCCCAGCTACGCCAGTTCTACACATACACACTGCTCCCAGCAGAG TCCTTCTTCCACACGGTgctggagaacagcctggcctgTGAGACCCTCGTGGACAACAATCTGCGGGTCACCAACTGGAACCGCAAGCTGGGCTGCAAGTGCCAGTACAAGCACATCGTGGACTGGTGCGGCTGCTCCCCCAACGACTTCAAGCCACAGGACTTCCTCCGGCTGCAG CAAGTCTCCAGACCCACCTTCTTCGCCCGGAAGTTCGAGTCGACTGTGAACCAGGAGGTGCTGGAAATCCTGGACTTCCACCTGTACGGCAGCTATCCCCCCGGCACGCCAGCCCTCAAGGCCTACTGGGAGAGCACCTACGACATGGCGGATGGCCCCAGTGGGCTCAGTGATGTCATGCTCACCGCTTACACGGccttcgcccgcctcagcctgcacCATGCCGCCACTGCTGCACCCCCACTGGGCACCCCACTCTGCAG GTTTGAGCCCAGGGGCTTGCCGTCCAGCGTGCACCTGTATTTCTATGACGACCATTTCCAGGGCTACCTGGTGACGCAGGCGGTGCAGCCCTCAGCCCAGGGGCCGGCAGAGACGCTTGAGATGTGGCTGATGCCCCAGGGGTCGCTGAAGCTGTTGGGGCGCAGTGACCAGGCCAGCCGGCTCCAGAGTCTGGAG GTTGGCACTGACTGGGACCCCAAAGAGCGTCTTTTCCGGAACTTTGGGGGGTTATTGGGGCCGCTGGACGAGCCTGTGGCCGTGCAGCGCTGGGTCCGGGGCCCCAACCTCACAGCCACAGTGGTCTGGATCGACCCAACCTATGTGGTGGCCACATCTTATGACATCACAGTAGATACGGAGACCGAGGTCACGCAATACAAGCCCCCACTGAGCCGGCCCCTGCGGCCAGGGCCCTGGACTGTTCGACTCCTTCAGTTCTGGGAACCGCTGGGTGAGACCCGCTTCCTTGTGCTGCCCTTGACCTTCAACCGCAAACTACCTCTCAGGAAAG ATGATGCCAGCTGGCTGCATGCGGGACCCCCCCACAATGAGTACATGGAGCAGAGTTTCCAGGGCCTGAGTAGCATCCTGAACCTGCCTCAGCCGGAGCTCGCAGAGGAGGCTGCCCAGCGGCACACACAGCTCACAGGCCCTGCACTCGAGGCCTGGACAGACAGGGAACTGAGCAGCTTCTGGTCTGTGGCCGGACTGTGTGCCATAGGCCCCTCTGCTTGCCCCTCCCTGGAGCCCTGCAGACTGACCAGCTGGAGCTCTCTGTCCCCCGACCCCAAATCAGAGCTGGGACCTGTCAAAGCAGACGGGCGACTCAG GTGA
- the LOC105472374 gene encoding xylosyltransferase 2 isoform X4, producing the protein MVASARVQKLVRRYKLAIATALAILLLQGLVVWSFSGLEEDEAGEKGRQRKPRPLDPGEGSKDTDSSAGRRGSAGRRHGRWRGRAESPGVPVAKVVRAVTSRQRASRRVPPAPPPEAPGRQNLSGAAAGEALVGAAGFPPHGDTGSVEGAPQPTDNGFTPKCEIVGKDALSALARASTKQCQQEIANVVCLHQAGSLMPKAVPRHCQLTGKMSPGIQWDESRAKQPVDGPPVRIAYMLVVHGRAIRQLKRLLKAVYHEQHFFYIHVDKRSDYLHREVVELAQRYDNVRVTPWRMVTIWGGASLLRMYLRSMRDLLEVPGWAWDFFINLSATDYPTRTNEELVAFLSKNRDKNFLKSHGRDNSRFIKKQGLDRLFHECDSHMWRLGERQIPAGIVVDGGSDWFVLTRSFVEYVVYTDDLLVAQLRQFYTYTLLPAESFFHTVLENSLACETLVDNNLRVTNWNRKLGCKCQYKHIVDWCGCSPNDFKPQDFLRLQQVSRPTFFARKFESTVNQEVLEILDFHLYGSYPPGTPALKAYWESTYDMADGPSGLSDVMLTAYTAFARLSLHHAATAAPPLGTPLCRFEPRGLPSSVHLYFYDDHFQGYLVTQAVQPSAQGPAETLEMWLMPQGSLKLLGRSDQASRLQSLEVGTDWDPKERLFRNFGGLLGPLDEPVAVQRWVRGPNLTATVVWIDPTYVVATSYDITVDTETEVTQYKPPLSRPLRPGPWTVRLLQFWEPLGETRFLVLPLTFNRKLPLRKDDASWLHAGPPHNEYMEQSFQGLSSILNLPQPELAEEAAQRHTQLTGPALEAWTDRELSSFWSVAGLCAIGPSACPSLEPCRLTSWSSLSPDPKSELGPVKADGRLR; encoded by the exons aaaggaagacagaggaaGCCACGGCCACTGGACCCTGGCGAGGGTTCCAAGGACACAGACAGTTCAGCAGGACGACGGGGCAGCGCAGGCAGAAGGCATGGGCGCTGGCGGGGCCGTGCTGAGAGCCCAGGAGTGCCCGTGGCCAAGGTGGTACGGGCAGTAACCAGCCGGCAGAGGGCCAGCCGGCGGGTcccacctgccccacccccagaggCCCCAGGCCGCCAGAACCTGAGTGGGGCAGCAGCTGGGGAGGCGCTGGTAGGGGCAGCCGGCTTCCCACCACACGGAGATACAGGGAGCGTGGAGGGCGCCCCCCAGCCTACGGACAACGGCTTCACCCCCAAGTGCGAGATCGTGGGCAAGGACGCGCTGTCTGCACTGGCCCGGGCCAGCACCAAGCAGTGCCAGCAGGAGATCGCCAATGTGGTGTGCCTGCACCAGGCTGGGAGCCTCATGCCCAAGGCTGTGCCCCGGCACTGTCAGCTGACTG GGAAGATGAGCCCCGGCATCCAGTGGGATGAGAGCCGAGCCAAGCAGCCTGTGGATGGCCCCCCGGTGCGAATCGCCTATATGCTGGTGGTTCACGGCCGCGCCATCCGCCAGCTGAAGCGTCTCCTCAAGGCCGTCTATCACGAGCAGCACTTCTTTTACATCCATGTGGACAAG CGTTCCGACTACCTGCACCGGGAGGTGGTGGAGCTGGCCCAGCGCTATGATAATGTGCGGGTGACGCCCTGGCGCATGGTCACCATCTGGGGCGGGGCCAGCCTCCTAAGGATGTACCTGCGGAGCATGCGGGACCTGCTAGAGGtgcctggctgggcctgggacTTCTTCATCAACCTCAGTGCCACTGACTACCCAACCAG GACCAATGAGGAACTAGTGGCATTCCTATCCAAGAACCGGGACAAGAATTTCCTCAAGTCACATGGCCGGGACAACTCCAG GTTCATCAAGAAACAGGGCCTGGACCGGCTCTTCCATGAGTGTGACTCGCACATGTGGCGCCTGGGTGAGCGGCAGATCCCGGCAGGCATCGTGGTGGATGGCGGTTCTGACTGGTTTGTGCTGACACGCAGCTTTGTGGAGTATGTGGTGTACACAGATGACCTGCTTGTGGCCCAGCTACGCCAGTTCTACACATACACACTGCTCCCAGCAGAG TCCTTCTTCCACACGGTgctggagaacagcctggcctgTGAGACCCTCGTGGACAACAATCTGCGGGTCACCAACTGGAACCGCAAGCTGGGCTGCAAGTGCCAGTACAAGCACATCGTGGACTGGTGCGGCTGCTCCCCCAACGACTTCAAGCCACAGGACTTCCTCCGGCTGCAG CAAGTCTCCAGACCCACCTTCTTCGCCCGGAAGTTCGAGTCGACTGTGAACCAGGAGGTGCTGGAAATCCTGGACTTCCACCTGTACGGCAGCTATCCCCCCGGCACGCCAGCCCTCAAGGCCTACTGGGAGAGCACCTACGACATGGCGGATGGCCCCAGTGGGCTCAGTGATGTCATGCTCACCGCTTACACGGccttcgcccgcctcagcctgcacCATGCCGCCACTGCTGCACCCCCACTGGGCACCCCACTCTGCAG GTTTGAGCCCAGGGGCTTGCCGTCCAGCGTGCACCTGTATTTCTATGACGACCATTTCCAGGGCTACCTGGTGACGCAGGCGGTGCAGCCCTCAGCCCAGGGGCCGGCAGAGACGCTTGAGATGTGGCTGATGCCCCAGGGGTCGCTGAAGCTGTTGGGGCGCAGTGACCAGGCCAGCCGGCTCCAGAGTCTGGAG GTTGGCACTGACTGGGACCCCAAAGAGCGTCTTTTCCGGAACTTTGGGGGGTTATTGGGGCCGCTGGACGAGCCTGTGGCCGTGCAGCGCTGGGTCCGGGGCCCCAACCTCACAGCCACAGTGGTCTGGATCGACCCAACCTATGTGGTGGCCACATCTTATGACATCACAGTAGATACGGAGACCGAGGTCACGCAATACAAGCCCCCACTGAGCCGGCCCCTGCGGCCAGGGCCCTGGACTGTTCGACTCCTTCAGTTCTGGGAACCGCTGGGTGAGACCCGCTTCCTTGTGCTGCCCTTGACCTTCAACCGCAAACTACCTCTCAGGAAAG ATGATGCCAGCTGGCTGCATGCGGGACCCCCCCACAATGAGTACATGGAGCAGAGTTTCCAGGGCCTGAGTAGCATCCTGAACCTGCCTCAGCCGGAGCTCGCAGAGGAGGCTGCCCAGCGGCACACACAGCTCACAGGCCCTGCACTCGAGGCCTGGACAGACAGGGAACTGAGCAGCTTCTGGTCTGTGGCCGGACTGTGTGCCATAGGCCCCTCTGCTTGCCCCTCCCTGGAGCCCTGCAGACTGACCAGCTGGAGCTCTCTGTCCCCCGACCCCAAATCAGAGCTGGGACCTGTCAAAGCAGACGGGCGACTCAGGTAG